A section of the Nymphaea colorata isolate Beijing-Zhang1983 unplaced genomic scaffold, ASM883128v2 scaffold0624, whole genome shotgun sequence genome encodes:
- the LOC116245285 gene encoding uncharacterized protein LOC116245285 — protein MVDLAILVHGFLAFQGYPLLGELEDVVFIELCLCLLVIELHLGPDVRSLILQGLKGSEISAHLEETGSIEIIYGPMFSGKSSELLRKIRRVTKKALKTSKLMDIVELCSAYDVIGVDEGQFFTEIVEFCEMMANKDKIVLVSALDGTFERKPFGNIINLIPLAEKVSKLCAVCVYCTNEAAFTKRIVESKQVELIGGAEMYKPVCRACFFKEQEAKKRLA, from the exons ATGGTCGATTTGGCAATTTTGGTTCATGGTTTCCTGGCGTTTCAAGGCTATCCTCTGCTTGGAGAG CTGGAGGATGTGGTTTTTATCGAGCTATGCCTTTGCTTGCTGGTGATTGAGCTGCACCTTGGCCCTGATGTTCGGTCTCTCATTCTTCAGGGTTTAAAAGGCTCTGAGATATCCGCCCATCTGGAG GAAACCGGCTCCATCGAGATTATCTACGGGCCCATGTTCTCGGGCAAGTCCTCAGAACTTCTCCGCAAAATACGCAG AGTCACCAAGAAAGCGTTGAAGACCTCCAAACTCATGGACATCGTGGAGCTCTGCTCGGCCTACGACGTGATCGGCGTCGATGAGGGCCAGTTCTTCACCGAGATCGTGGAATTCTGCGAGATGATGGCCAACAAGGACAAGATCGTGCTGGTTTCCGCCCTGGACGGCACTTTCGAGCGCAAGCCCTTCGGCAACATCATCAACCTCATCCCCCTCGCTGAGAAGGTCAGCAAGCTGTGCGCGGTTTGCGTCTACTGCACCAACGAGGCCGCCTTCACCAAGAGGATAGTGGAGAGCAAGCAAGTGGAACTCATCGGAGGAGCGGAAATGTACAAGCCTGTCTGCCGGGCTTGCTTCTTCAAGGAGCAGGAGGCCAAGAAGAGACTAGCCTAG